One genomic region from Candidatus Poribacteria bacterium encodes:
- a CDS encoding DUF58 domain-containing protein, with translation MLTPQFLKQLDPFYIHSKHPFRGKLRGERRSLNRGTGMEFADHRAYEPGDDLRYVDWNIYARLGRLFIKLHHTDEDLPIVLLLDRSRSMEFGAPTKLTCAKQVAAALGYVALAHADSVAVYTCAERLSLTLPPTSGKAQFPRLTRAITAIAAGGRTRLTECLKQLPTYQRHRGMIVVFSDFLDPDSYTAGFKSLRGHGFSLTAIHVVSREEIDPQTYLENAATGNDWLMEDAETGETKAITINAEILTQYQTQQQAFCDNLQRFCTDQGIGYAQLKTDTPIETFVLEELHRTGLIQRNR, from the coding sequence ATGCTTACACCACAATTCCTGAAACAACTTGATCCATTCTACATCCACTCGAAACATCCATTTCGAGGAAAACTCAGAGGCGAACGGCGAAGCCTTAATCGTGGCACAGGTATGGAATTCGCCGACCATCGGGCTTACGAACCCGGTGATGACCTACGGTATGTCGATTGGAACATTTATGCCCGCCTTGGCAGACTCTTTATCAAGCTTCATCATACTGATGAAGACTTGCCCATTGTTCTCCTACTTGACAGGAGCCGATCTATGGAATTTGGCGCACCGACGAAGTTGACATGTGCCAAGCAGGTTGCTGCAGCACTTGGCTATGTCGCTTTAGCACACGCAGACAGCGTTGCAGTTTACACCTGTGCTGAACGCCTCTCGTTAACGCTACCCCCTACATCGGGCAAAGCGCAATTCCCACGACTTACAAGGGCGATCACAGCCATTGCAGCAGGCGGACGCACACGATTGACGGAATGCCTCAAGCAACTTCCCACGTATCAACGACACCGTGGAATGATCGTTGTTTTTTCCGATTTTTTGGACCCAGATAGTTACACAGCAGGTTTTAAATCACTCAGAGGACACGGATTCTCACTCACAGCAATTCACGTGGTAAGTCGAGAAGAAATAGATCCGCAGACATACTTGGAAAATGCAGCTACAGGAAACGATTGGTTGATGGAAGATGCCGAGACGGGTGAAACGAAGGCTATTACAATTAATGCTGAAATCTTAACGCAATACCAAACCCAACAGCAAGCGTTTTGCGATAATCTACAACGTTTCTGTACCGACCAAGGTATCGGTTACGCCCAATTAAAAACTGATACGCCGATTGAAACCTTTGTTCTGGAGGAACTTCACAGAACTGGTTTGATTCAGAGAAATCGATGA